The nucleotide sequence GTTTGTTGATGAGTTCGTAGAGTTGGTTTTTGTAGTCTCCGGCGTAATGATCGCCTCTATTGCGGTTATTCTATTGGCCAATGGTACGATTATGAGTCTTTACAAAGCAGAACAGGAAATGACTGTAGACCCTACAGATTAAATCCACACTTGCACTGTGTATAGGATCTTGTAACAGGATACCAGTCCGAAGGAATCGATCGCCTTCTACAGCGAAAGATGTCCGACAAGGGCATGTATGAAGGAGCAACAACATGACCACCTGGCATGAAGTCACCTTTGCAATCGAGTCTCAGGGAGCTAAAGAACTCATCATCGAAGACAATCGCGCATATGTCATCCTCGATCCTCTACGCTGGCGTATCCTCGAGATCCTGGAAGCGGGGAAGTCGGTTACGGAGATTTCAGAAGCCCTTGATGTAACGGATGCCCGGGTGCTGTACCACATTCAAAGGCTGGAAGAGACGGGCGTCGTACGCCTGGAGGGTGATGGGGCGGAAGATACCCGGAAATGGCGGTGTCTGCCCACGGCGGGAGTGATCCGCGTCCGGGCGGAGCATGAGGGTCGGAATGGAGATGATTCATTCGGACCGGGTGACGACCGGGACACGGGGGACGGCCAGGGTACGGAGGGCAGTCCCGCCACGGGGGACAGCCAGCCAGGGGAGGCCATCCCGGCAGACGTGGCCGGCCAGTTCAACCAGGCATTCCGCGAAGCGGCCGAAGGGATGTACGGACCTTCCTTCCAGGTGTCGATCAACCACAACCGCGCACGGCTGTCGGAAGTCCAGGCCGCCGAATTCAACCACCGGCTGCTGGCCCTCATCGAGGAGTACTTCCCGCCCGGCAAAGGAGACCGGTCGGGCGTCAAGTACGGATTTTACGGCGTGTTCACGCCCATTGATCTGCACCCGTTTGGGGATCCGTGAATTAAGGAGTTGACATGCAAGTGAGCACTTGCCTATTATGAGTGATGTGGATGTTTACCGCGCAATCGCTGACCGAACCAGGCGGGTCATCCTGGATGAGCTCGTGGAACGGTCGGGGCAAACGCTCTTCGAACTCTGTGGGCGCCTGATTATGAAACACGGCATCCACTCCTCGCGCCAGGCGATCTCACAACACCTGGACATTTTGGAGGCCGCCGGACTCATTCGCACGAAGTTCGAGGGAAGGTCGAAGCTTCACTGGTTCGTAGGCGCCCCACTGAAGGCAATCGGGGAGAGGTGGCCCGTCTCAGCAGACGAGGACACTTCACAATCAATGAAGGAGGGCATCGAGAAATGAGAATCCACGCGACCAGCGTCATGGTAGACGACCAGCAGAAGGCGCTTCGCTTTTACACGGAAACGCTTGGCTTCCAGTTGAAGCATAACATTCCCCTTGGAGAATACGCCTGGATCACCATGGTATCCGAGGAAGATCCGGAGGGGACGGAATTGGTGCTCGAACCTGATGCCCATCCCGCGGCGCGTCCGTTCAAGAAGGCTCTTGTGGAGGACGGTATCCCCTATACCGCCTTCGCAGTCGACGAAGTTGAAGCCGAACACGAGCGTCTTCTGGCAAAAGGAGTGCGATTCGTGCAGCCGCCAACCGACCTCGGGACGGTCATTTGCGCGGTCTTCGACGATACATGCGGCAACTTGATCCAAATCGTAGAGGAGAAGCGAGAAGATTAAAGATCACCGGGAACCGCTGACGACGGACCACAGGAAAACCGCCATGCCCGCGAGGACGAGCACGGCCCCCAAATACAGGAACAGGGTCATCGAGACCGGGTGGATCCAGAACAGGGTCGCCAGTTCCACGACGAGGCCCGCCGCGATCAGCCCGCCCGCCATGTGAAGACGTCCGACCCTTCCATTTCGCTCGACGAACTCCCGCGAACCATTCATCTCGTCACCTCGAATCCGCGCCGGCGCGGATCATCTCACTCTTCCGCGTCCGGCCGCGATGCCGCTCACTCTCCCGCCTCAGGTTGCCATCGTCCGAACCGGTCCAGCTTGTCCACCTCGTGCACCAGGTTGTGGCAGGTTACGCATGACCTTGTGCCGTCGAGGAGTTCGCCCAGATAGGGGCGGTGGTCCGGATGCTCCTCGTACGTCCGCGCGCCCGCATGGCATTCGAGACAAGCCGTGTTCTCGAATGGCTCGTACAGCGCGACCGGCTCCGACCACGTCCCCCAGACGTTGTGCCAGACGTGCCGGACGCCCCGGATCTTGTCGTCAACGTCCCCGAACATCGTGTAGTCCGAATGGCACGCGTAGCAGGCGCGGTCCGCGGGGATCCGCCTGTTCTGGAAATGGGCGGCGGGCAGAAACCGCCCGTCGTCGATATACAGGCTCTCTTCGAAGGGTTTATTGACGTGGCAGGAAACGCAGAACTCGGTCGACTTGGCCTGCTCGTAATGCTGCACGGTGCCGCCGAGCAGCGCCACGCCGGGCAGCATGAAGAACGTGAAGAAGGCGAATAACATGCCGCCGGCCGAGGCGGTGAGGTCGGGCCGCCGCAGGATGACCGCGATCATGGCCAGCGTGACGGCCGCCAGGAAGATCAGGGTGATGGTGAATCCTGTCAGTCCGGCCACTCGGTTCGACTCCTGTCCCCGGCCGCTTACTCCAACGTCGCGCGTCGGCCAGCGTCTTCACGAAGTTCCCGGTCGAGCGCCCTGATCTCGGCCAGGTCCTGCACCATTTCGCTCCAGCCGTACCACAGCGCGTAATCCGGGTTGTTGTGGAAGGTGCCCTGGAACGCCCGCATGCGGTGTTCCAGGTGCATCCTGAAGAGCCGCTGCTCGATCCTCGAAGGCGCGTCGTGGAAGGCCAGCAGGTCGGGATAGTCGTATGCATAGTGTTCCGGGCGGACCAGTATCCCGTCCCGGTACAGCGCTCCGACGATACGGACGGCCTCGGCCAGGAGCCGGTCGGTCTCGCGGATCATCTCGTCGCCCTTTTCGAGTTCCGCACGCACGAGATTGCCCGAATGGCACTGCTCGCAAATCCCGGTCATGCGGTCGCGCTCCCGCTGCCAGTCCGCCTGGGTCAGCCGGGCCACGTCGGCCTGCCTGACCACTTCCAGGCGAGGGGTGGGGTTGCCCGCGGGGTCCAGCACGCCGAGCGCCTGGAGGATGGTGGTCCGGTCCTCCGCCCACCGCGGGTCTTCCGGCAGGGGCAGGC is from Gemmatimonadota bacterium and encodes:
- a CDS encoding winged helix-turn-helix transcriptional regulator gives rise to the protein MTTWHEVTFAIESQGAKELIIEDNRAYVILDPLRWRILEILEAGKSVTEISEALDVTDARVLYHIQRLEETGVVRLEGDGAEDTRKWRCLPTAGVIRVRAEHEGRNGDDSFGPGDDRDTGDGQGTEGSPATGDSQPGEAIPADVAGQFNQAFREAAEGMYGPSFQVSINHNRARLSEVQAAEFNHRLLALIEEYFPPGKGDRSGVKYGFYGVFTPIDLHPFGDP
- a CDS encoding helix-turn-helix transcriptional regulator; the encoded protein is MSDVDVYRAIADRTRRVILDELVERSGQTLFELCGRLIMKHGIHSSRQAISQHLDILEAAGLIRTKFEGRSKLHWFVGAPLKAIGERWPVSADEDTSQSMKEGIEK
- a CDS encoding VOC family protein, with amino-acid sequence MRIHATSVMVDDQQKALRFYTETLGFQLKHNIPLGEYAWITMVSEEDPEGTELVLEPDAHPAARPFKKALVEDGIPYTAFAVDEVEAEHERLLAKGVRFVQPPTDLGTVICAVFDDTCGNLIQIVEEKRED